A window from Neodiprion fabricii isolate iyNeoFabr1 chromosome 2, iyNeoFabr1.1, whole genome shotgun sequence encodes these proteins:
- the LOC124176506 gene encoding neither inactivation nor afterpotential protein C isoform X3: protein MEDYERGGGWGGGREDHRDAGGRGGGTLQRLDSIQDPGKRYTLKDRIGSGVCGDVFEATDLQAGNKKVAIKVQKLTQDTQALIVEEYRVLRDFAGHPNLPEFYGIYRRRSGKKTEPDQVWFVMEFCEGGSVMDLVRGLAASDKKLKEEHIGYILKEVVKALLHLHENNVVHRDVRGNNILLTKNGEVKLVDFGLSRMIKGELGKRKTCIGSPCWMAPEVVTSKDTPETGYGSRVDVWAIGITAIELADGKPPFQDMHPSRALFQIIRNPPPNLYRPANWTQNFNDFIAECLEKNPDNRPFMAEIMEHPFLSELPENDYPLAQDLKALAMDFSGKGRLDRRPEVIVRTGHLKTHQTGPLEKMLVEDLAALEHLSEDAILDELQERLKLGYFQSFVGDVLLILNPNEEQDIYGAHFHTKYQCKSRSDNAPHIYAVGDSAYQDVLHNEEGQHIIFAGESYSGKTRNMMHVVRHLMYLGKGMQDAGVRVFKAIEVIHAMSNAATPLNPNSTRCVLQIQTTFGTTGKASGAIFMLYQLEKWRISTRDRNQSNFHIFYYFYDGLDTAGQLRQYSLTPGRRYRYLRISDKTSGNKKRSFKVRNDPHGNSRKFQDFKEALKSLEMEAESETIWKTLAAILILGEVKFAEGNNSDAEIENSDVASKAAELLGVDVKKFSWSLTNYCLIKKGSAVRRRHTVEEAKEARDVLANTIYQRLVDWTVNNINYKLSVTRTLFGDKYCINVLDLFGFECFAVNRIEQLFANTMNEQLQCHYNQRVFVWEMQEQQEEEIPVQQLHFYDNREAVEQLMGKTSGLFRIIEDASRQLQDARYICETLKTSAQGVHVKGLSNHEFSIAHYTGKLVYDASEISEKNRDFVPPEMIETMRLSSVEAVVQMFTNQLTRSGNLTMIVQQPKPPEKTTKGKWSAILLQENTKTRKFNTASRGQFSQTRKMRTCSATFRSASLEILKTLSVGGGSGGTHFVRCLRSDLEGVPRGFYREVVRQQIRALAVLDTAKARQRGYPHRIPFQEFLRRYKFLAFDFDENVELTKDNCRLLLVRLKMEGWVIGKTKVFLKYYNEEYLSRLYETQVKKIIKVQCMMRAFLARKSMASKIVNIKKTVASLDNSEGEQGDVAGGCSCDDTKSVQGSLGEEAPPSEGEPEVRSVGSGDEELRDVLQQQVEVEEHVPSPPTLPCSPVSRPRAFFTASPPVQSIDDSQTSDNE, encoded by the exons ATGGAGGACTATGAGAGGGGCGGAGGGTGGGGAGGAGGCCGCGAGGATCACAGGGACGCAGGAGGACGAGGCGGAGGGACTCTTCAACGACTGGATAGTATCCAGGATCCGGGGAAGCGATACACCCTGAAGGACCGGATCGGGTCCGGAGTCTGCGGTGACGTCTTTGAAGCGACGGATTTACAGGCAG GAAACAAAAAGGTCGCTATCAAAGTCCAGAAGCTGACCCAGGACACGCAGGCTCTGATAGTCGAGGAGTACAGAGTGCTTCGCGACTTCGCCGGACACCCAAACCTACCCGAATTTTATGGAATATACCGGAGGAGGTCTGGTAAGAAAACGGAACCCGATCAAGTGTGGTTCGTGATGGAG TTCTGCGAGGGTGGATCCGTGATGGACTTGGTCAGAGGGTTGGCAGCCTCGGACAAAAAACTTAAGGAGGAACACATCGGTTATATCTTGAAGGAAGTCGTTAAG GCATTGCTGCATCTTCACGAGAACAATGTGGTGCATCGAGACGTCCGCGGAAATAACATACTCCTCACAAAAAATGGGGAGGTCAAATTGGTGGACTTTGGATTGTCTCGCATGATAAAAGGAGAGTTGGGTAAGAGGAAGACCTGTATAGGATCACCCTGCTGGATGGCACCGGAAGTGGTCACCAGCAAAGACACACCGGAAACGGGGTACGGAAGCAGAGTAGACGTCTGGGCTATAGGAATAACCGCCATTGAATTAGCCGATGGCAAACCACCGTTTCAAGACATGCATCCTAGTAGAGCACTCTTCCAAATCATAAGAAACCCACCGCCCAATCTCTACAGACCGGCTAACTGGACACagaatttcaacgatttcatCGCAGA GTGCCTGGAGAAGAATCCAGACAATAGACCATTCATGGCAGAGATAATGGAGCACCCCTTCTTATCAGAACTGCCGGAGAATGACTATCCG CTCGCCCAGGACTTGAAAGCCTTGGCCATGGACTTCAGTGGAAAGGGACGACTTGACAGAAGACCGGAAGTTATCGTTCGCACAGGACACCTTAAG ACTCATCAGACGGGACCTCTTGAGAAAATGTTGGTTGAAGATTTGGCAGCTCTGGAACACCTTTCGGAGGATGCAATCCTTGACGAGTTACAGGAGAGACTGAAGCTAGGATACTTCCAGTCCTTTGTTGGCGATGTCTTGCTAATTTTGAATCCAAATGAGGAACAGGATATCTACGGAGCTCAC TTCCACACAAAGTATCAGTGCAAATCTAGATCGGACAATGCGCCTCATATATACGCGGTAGGAGATAGCGCTTACCAAGACGTCCTGCACAACGAAGAGGGTCAGCACATAATATTCGCAGGAGAAAGTTACTCAGGAAAGACGCGAAACATGATGCATGTAGTGAGACATTTGATGTACTTGGGAAAG GGTATGCAAGACGCGGGAGTCAGGGTCTTCAAGGCTATCGAAGTAATCCACGCCATGAGCAACGCCGCGACACCATTGAACCCGAATTCAACTAGGTGCGTTCTCCAAATCCAAACGACCTTCGGTACCACCGGAAAGGCATCGGGTGCCATTTTTATGTTGTACCAATTGGAGAAATGGCGCATATCAACGCGCGATAG AAATCAATCGAACTTCCACATTTTTTACTACTTCTACGACGGTCTCGACACTGCGGGTCAATTGCGCCAGTATTCATTGACCCCTGGACGGAGATACAGATATTTGAGAATCAGTGACAAGACTAGCGGCAACAAAAAGAGATCGTTCAAAGTGAGAAACGACCCCCATGGAAATTCCAGAAAGTTTCAAGACTTTAAGGAGGCCTTGAAAAGTTTGGAAATGGAAGCGGAATCAGAAACGATTTGGAAAACTCTGGCGGCGATTTTAATCCTCGGTGAGGTAAAATTTGCCGAAGGGAACAACTCCGACGCTGAAATCGAGAACAGTGACGTAGCAAGCAAAG CTGCTGAGTTGCTGGGGGtggatgtgaaaaaattctcctGGTCACTGACTAACTATTGCCTGATCAAAAAGGGGTCAGCAGTAAGAAGAAGACATACTGTCGAGGAAGCCAAAGAAGCCAGGGATGTGCTTGCGAATACGATCTATCAAAGACTAGTTGACTGGACCGTCAATAACATTAACTACAAGCTCTCCGTAACCCGAACTTTGTT TGGCGACAAGTACTGTATCAATGTCCTAGACCTGTTTGGATTTGAATGCTTTGCGGTAAACAGAATCGAGCAACTTTTCGCGAACACAATGAACGAGCAGCTGCAGTGTCATTATAACCAGAGAGTATTCGTGTGGGAAATG CAAGAacaacaagaagaagaaatccCCGTACAGCAGCTTCATTTCTACGACAACCGCGAGGCCGTTGAACAGTTAATGGGAAAGACTAGCGGACTATTTCGCATAATAGAGGACGCTTCGCGACAGCTTCAGGACGCTCGGTATATTTGTGAGACCCTGAAAACGTCTGCGCAAGGAGTACACGTAAAGGGTCTCAGCAACCACGAGTTCAGCATCGCCCACTACACGGGTAAACTCGTCTACGACGCCAGCGAGATATCGGAAAAGAACCGGGACTTTGTACCCCCCGAGATGATCGAAACTATGAGGCTCTCGAGTGTGGAAGCGGTCGTTCAGATGTTCACCAACCAGTTGACACGTTCCGGTAACCTGACAATGATTGTCCAGCAGCCTAAGCCACCGGAAAAAACTACGAAGGGAAAATGGAGTGCAATTTTACTGCAGGAAAACACCAAAACAAGG AAATTCAACACTGCATCGAGAGGGCAGTTTTCTCAGACCCGGAAGATGCGCACTTGCTCTGCCACCTTCCGGTCTGCCAGTCTTGAGATATTGAAAACCTTGTCCGTCGGCGGAGGAAGCGGAGGTACGCATTTCGTAAGGTGTCTCCGCTCGGACCTCGAAGGAGTACCCCGGGGATTTTACAGGGAAGTTGTCAGACAACAGATACGGGCTCTAGCTGTCCTTGACACCGCGAAAGCGAGACAACGCGGTTACCCGCACAGAATACCCTTCCAAGAGTTCCTCAGGAG GTACAAGTTCCTTGCCTTTGACTTCGACGAGAACGTTGAATTGACAAAGGACAATTGTAGACTGCTTTTGGTGCGACTGAAGATGGAGGGTTGGGTCATCGGGAAGACGAAAGTTTTCCTCAAATACTACAACGAGGAGTATTTGTCGAGATTATACGAGACCCAGGTGAAAAAGATCATTAAGGTGCAGTGCATGATGAGAGCTTTCCTCGCGCGTAAGAGCATGGCTTCGAAAATTGTCAATATTAAGAAAACTGTTG CAAGCCTCGATAACAGCGAAGGAGAACAAGGAGATGTCGCAGGAGGATGCAGCTGTGATGATACAAAAAG CGTACAGGGGTCACTCGGTGAGGAAGCACCCCCTTCCGAAGGGGAACCTGAAGTCAGATCAGTGGGATCAGGAGACGAAGAACTTCGTGATGTTCTACAGCAGCAAGTGGAGGTCGAAGAGCATGTTCCAAGTCCTCCTACACTACCGTGCAGCCCGGTATCAAGACCTCGTGCATTTTTCACAGCAA GTCCACCTGTTCAATCAATCGATGATAGCCAAACTTCAGACAACGAGTGA